The Stigmatella ashevillena genomic sequence TCCCCGAGCCCAAGAAGCACCTGGATCGCGGCGCCCGGGTGGGCCATGGGCAGGTGAAGTTCGCCTTCACCGTGTTCGATCTGGATGGACTGGTCCGAGCGCTGCGCGAGCGCGGCGTCGAGGTGACGTACCCACCCATGCAGGCCGAGGACTTCATCCGCATGACGGCGATCCGGGACCCCGACGGCAATTACATCGAGCTGACCCAGATGGATGAGCGGTGGTTCAAGCACCTGGCCAGCCGCAAGCGCCAGGGCATCGATGTGGTGCAGCGCTGGCAGGAGCGCACCGGTGCGGCGCGGTCCCTGCCGAGCGAGCCCGAGGAAGGGCCGAAGTGGTTCGACAAGCCGCGGCCCGCCTGAATCCCGGCCCCCCCTGAAACGAAACAGGCCTGCCCGCCAGAGCGGACAGGCCTGCCGAGCGCCCCAGGAGGGGCGTC encodes the following:
- a CDS encoding VOC family protein, translating into MSPTPPPTPMEKLEFFSAIVLVSKDTRRLAAFYRDTLGLPLEEEIHPDSDVHYACEVGDIHFAIFPEPKKHLDRGARVGHGQVKFAFTVFDLDGLVRALRERGVEVTYPPMQAEDFIRMTAIRDPDGNYIELTQMDERWFKHLASRKRQGIDVVQRWQERTGAARSLPSEPEEGPKWFDKPRPA